ATAGCATCTAATGGTACTTGGTACACCATAAAATTATTAGTTCCTGTTGTTAAATTTTTTCTAACCCAGAAAAAATCACCATCCTCTTTAGCTATTCTATAGATAGATGGAAACTTAACCGAGATTCCTAATTTTTTTTCTATGTTATTATTTGTATGCAGTGAGTTGTTTGTCAACGTTTGACGTGCTTCAATTTCTTGGTTTTTAAACGTATCTAAAATTTTATCTTTATTAGACTTTAAAACCTCAATAATTTTGCTGTCATTTGGTCCTGATACAACTACTACCTTTTGAGGTTGTGCATACGCATCTGTAGCTATTTTAATCTCAGACTTTTCGCTTTGTTCTATTTTTAAAACAATTCTATTTTTTGCAGCAAATCCAGAGAATACTTGTGGCGGAATTTGATTAATATCAAACATAGGCTCTGGTTGTGGTAATCCAGGTACTACAGTAGTTAATACGTCTCTAATAGCGTCTCCAACATTACCTTTCCATAACTCGTTATCTACAACAACACTAACGTTATATAAGTTTCCTGAAGATTTTGGGACCATACGCTGGTTTTGTTTTGTCCCTTCGTTGCACGATAATATTGTGCATACTAATACAATTAATACAGCTAATTTTTTCATTTTATTATGCTATTTAAATGATTACTTACCCTTTAGAAACTAAAAGTTTCATTCCTGGTTTTAATTTAGTACCACTAATATCGTTCCAATCTTTAATATTTTGGACAGAAATACCAGAAAACTTTTGAGAGATACTCCATAGACTATCGCCTTGTTGCACAGTATATGTTTTTCCGTTTACTGGCTTAGTACTTTTTTTAGCCGAAGCTACAGCTTTAGATTGGCTTACTGGCACTCCGTTTCTAGGATATATGGTTAATCGCTGACCTATTTTAAGGTTATTATTGCGCATCCCATTCCATTGTTTAATTTGACTTACTCTAACGCCAAATTTTCTGGCTATTTTACCTAAATAATCTCCTTGTTTTACCCTATATCGTGTTTTGGTATCAGAATCCTGAAATTGAGGTAGTGGTTTTTCTCGTTTATCCAATTCTGCTTTTGCATGAGCATACAATTGGTCCTCATTATTTACAAAAGCTCCAATAATATTTCGTGGTAAACGTAGTGTGTAATTTTTACCTTCTATATAAGGTATAACATCTAATTTGTATGCTGGATTTAAAAACTGAAGCGTCTCTATCTCTACACCTGTATACTCTGACACTTGGTCTAGAGTAATCATTTGTTTAACGTGAATTGTATCTGTTTCTATTAAATGAAACTCTGGTTTATGTTGTACAAAGCCATGCTCCTTTGCATATTCAAAAATATACATAGTGGCTAAAAAAGCTGGCACATAACCAGCAGTTTCTCTAGGTAAATTAGGTCTAATATTCCAATAGTTTTGATAACCACCAGAGCGTCTGATAGCCTTGCTAACATTACCTGGACCAGAATTATATGCAGCTAATGCTAAATCCCAATCTCCAAATAATTTATATAATTTTGATAAATATTGTGAAGCAGCAATAGTCGCTTTAATAGGATCACTGCGCTCATCCACATAACTACTTACATCCAAACCATATTCCTTACCTGTTGCAAACATAAACTGCCATAAACCGGTTGCTCCAACTCTAGATCTAGCTCTTGGTTTTAAAGCAGACTCTACAATTGCTAAATATTTCATTTCTAAAGGAATGTCGTAATTATCAAGTTCGCGCTCAAACATAGGGAAGTAATAATTACTTAAACCCATTAAACGCTCAAATGATTGATGACGATTTTTTAAAAAGGACTTAATAACGCTTTCTAAACCAGGATTATATTCAACATTAAAAGGGGTTCTTGCGTTTAAGCGAGAAAGTCTAGCTTTTAAAGTATCTGTAGTTAACTCTGGATAATATACTGCATCATATTTTAATCCTGAAACATCTCTATAAATAGTATCATAAAGTGTGTTACTGTATAACTCTTCAAGCCATTTTTTATCAATTTTAGAAGCAAATTCGTGATCTTCTAAAACCTGTGGTAAAGGTTGTAATCCCTCTACTGTTTTTTTAAAGTAGGCTTGACCAT
The genomic region above belongs to Olleya sp. Hel_I_94 and contains:
- a CDS encoding DUF4837 family protein, translated to MKKLAVLIVLVCTILSCNEGTKQNQRMVPKSSGNLYNVSVVVDNELWKGNVGDAIRDVLTTVVPGLPQPEPMFDINQIPPQVFSGFAAKNRIVLKIEQSEKSEIKIATDAYAQPQKVVVVSGPNDSKIIEVLKSNKDKILDTFKNQEIEARQTLTNNSLHTNNNIEKKLGISVKFPSIYRIAKEDGDFFWVRKNLTTGTNNFMVYQVPLDAIDKEGDITQQIITIRDSVGKKYIPGPIDGSYMKTEEAYTPFLFTTIIDNKPTYEVRSTWDIEGTYNAGPFVNYMVEDKINNRYVVLEGFTFAPSVNKRDYILELESIIKSLKIN
- a CDS encoding lytic transglycosylase domain-containing protein codes for the protein MQHLKTYISFLLILFGITFSVAQDTLQAQTRLTQDKLIEGENYVIDTIIDGQAYFKKTVEGLQPLPQVLEDHEFASKIDKKWLEELYSNTLYDTIYRDVSGLKYDAVYYPELTTDTLKARLSRLNARTPFNVEYNPGLESVIKSFLKNRHQSFERLMGLSNYYFPMFERELDNYDIPLEMKYLAIVESALKPRARSRVGATGLWQFMFATGKEYGLDVSSYVDERSDPIKATIAASQYLSKLYKLFGDWDLALAAYNSGPGNVSKAIRRSGGYQNYWNIRPNLPRETAGYVPAFLATMYIFEYAKEHGFVQHKPEFHLIETDTIHVKQMITLDQVSEYTGVEIETLQFLNPAYKLDVIPYIEGKNYTLRLPRNIIGAFVNNEDQLYAHAKAELDKREKPLPQFQDSDTKTRYRVKQGDYLGKIARKFGVRVSQIKQWNGMRNNNLKIGQRLTIYPRNGVPVSQSKAVASAKKSTKPVNGKTYTVQQGDSLWSISQKFSGISVQNIKDWNDISGTKLKPGMKLLVSKG